The following proteins are co-located in the Engraulis encrasicolus isolate BLACKSEA-1 chromosome 2, IST_EnEncr_1.0, whole genome shotgun sequence genome:
- the ptger1c gene encoding prostaglandin E receptor 1c (subtype EP1), with protein sequence MGGVLTRGQDMALPFSGVQNSSLNPTATPSSSSAHRAPAYGLSCLSMGLGVVSNLTGLAVLAASYRRRHGRRRRTKAPFLLLACALLLSDLAGQVIPGALALYLHLEQRRRPPPLPGQRFEPSQPVCQLFGACMVFFGLCPLLLGSAMAMERCLGITTPFLHARLATATHVRLVVLLVGALALSLAALPLLGLGNYVPQHPGTWCFLLVHGGGGGSGGGGQHQRLTPAHATLALTFSSLGVAALLLSVLCNSVSGVTLLRARRRCGGPRSSVTTTTVTITTASVSTAKRHHGPPSTSCSVGVRSLDLEMMAQLVVINVVSCVCWCPFLISISLSVGESLVMGSSPPPPLMLQKQERRLLLSLRLASWNQILDPWVYILLRRAVLRRACCCCCCWLGPRQNHRATLSLHSSSTESHRQEADRN encoded by the exons ATGGGGGGGGTCTTAACGAGAGGACAG GACATGGCTCTTCCCTTCTCTGGGGTTCAGAACAGCTCTCTGAACCCCACGGCGACACCGTCCTCTTCTTCCGCCCACCGTGCGCCTGCGTACGGCCTGTCCTGCCTCAGCATGGGCCTGGGCGTGGTATCCAACCTCACCGGCCTGGCTGTGCTGGCCGCCTCCTACAGACGCAGACACGGCCGTCGACGCCGCACCAAGGCCCCCTTCCTGCTGCTGGCCTGCGCCCTGCTCCTCAGCGACCTGGCGGGCCAA gTGATCCCAGGTGCTTTGGCCCTGTACCTGCACCTGGAGCAGAGGCGTCGCCCTCCCCCTCTTCCCGGCCAGCGGTTCGAGCCGTCGCAGCCTGTCTGTCAGCTGTTTGGGGCCTGCATGGTGTTTTTCGGCCTGTGCCCGCTGCTACTGGGTAGCGCCATGGCGATGGAGCGCTGCCTGGGCATCACCACA CCTTTCCTGCATGCCAGGCTGGCCACCGCCACGCACGTTCGTCTGGTGGTGCTCCTGGTGGGGGCGCTGGCGCTCTCCTTGGCGGCTCTGCCCTTACTGGGTCTCGGCAACTACGTGCCACAGCACCCTGGCACCTGGTGTTTCCTGCTGGTGcacggcggcggtggcggcagcgGCGGGGGTGGGCAGCATCAGCGGCTGACCCCGGCCCACGCCACCCTGGCACTGACGTTTTCGAGCCTGGGCGTTGCGGCGCTTCTGCTGTCCGTGCTGTGCAACAGTGTGAGCGGG GTGACCCTACTGCGTGCCAGGCGAAGGTGTGGAGGACCAAGGAGCTCTGTCACTACCACCACCGTCACCATCACTACCGCCTCCGTCAGCACTGCCAAACGGCACCACGGTCCACCCAGCACATCCTGTTCGGTGGGCGTCCGATCTCTGGACCTGGAGATGATGGCACAGCTCGTGGTGATTAATGTGGTGTCGTGTGTCTGCTGGTGTCCTTTTCTG ATTTCCATCTCGCTGTCGGTTGGGGAGTCCCTGGTGATGGGTTCCTCTCCCCCGCCTCCTCTGATGCTCCAGAAGCAGGAGCGGCGTCTCCTGCTGAGCCTGCGTCTGGCCTCCTGGAACCAGATCCTGGACCCCTGGGTCTACATCCTGCTGCGCCGGGCCGTGCTGCGccgggcctgctgctgctgctgctgctggttgggCCCGCGTCAGAACCACAGGGCTACTCTCTCACTCCACAGCTCCAGTACCGAATCCCACAGACAAGAAGCAgacagaaactga